In Piliocolobus tephrosceles isolate RC106 chromosome 10, ASM277652v3, whole genome shotgun sequence, a single window of DNA contains:
- the SMIM10L1 gene encoding small integral membrane protein 10-like protein 1, with product MAPPAAQSYLAVRASSPAAAPTSYGVFCKGLSRTLLAFFELAWQLRMNFPYFYVAGSVILNIRLQVHI from the coding sequence ATGGCCCCCCCGGCGGCTCAGTCTTACTTGGCCGTCAGGGCCTCAAGCCCCGCCGCGGCCCCCACCTCATACGGCGTCTTCTGCAAGGGGCTCTCCCGCACCCTGCTCGCCTTCTTCGAGCTGGCCTGGCAGCTGCGCATGAACTTCCCGTACTTCTACGTCGCGGGCTCGGTGATCCTCAACATCCGACTGCAGGTACACATTTAG